The DNA segment TTGCGATATGAAATCATTAATGGGAAAATTACTGACTTTATAATAGTATAAATGTcaacgaatatacatacatgtataatatGCATGTACCATATACAATGTATAAaaaagtatgtacttatgtgcttAATATAAGGCTACGAACTCggttacattttttatatttttttagaaacacaaaactacttttttatatgcacacacaactcgacatacaaacaaatgtatATCGCaaagcacacatatgtatgttataatgTTATCAGACATAACCAACCATTCGtgtttatattttgtgtataaGTGTATGTAAATACTGTAATTGATACTTTAGCGAATTAGCTGTCGtctttgtttgcattttgtaTATGCGAAAACAATCACATatcaatcaaaatatttaagatatgcCGCTCAGCTTGTTTTCCCATCGCGTATCGAGATAGTGCtctactcacacacacacacacacacacgtacagaCAAACGAGCACACACAATATGTACTCCGCCCGATTTATGAATGAAACGTGCCAGCGCAACCCCGGCTCTGGCACAGTTGACTGGTAGTGGTAGTAGaagttgtagaaaaaatataataaaaacaataacaaaacgttGTTGTATCATTATTTGCATGAGCGCATCTGAAGTGGCCATTGCGGACCAACCACATTTCAATTTGTGCTAATCACATCTGAAAGATAATAAATGCAACTACCTGAATATGGGAGCGCCTTACGgcgcgtgtgtgtttgtgtttatgGCTGTATTCCGGCATGTTGGTCTACCTTTGCGGTTTTAGCTAAGGGTAACGCCCATTTAGCGTATCAATTATGCCTCAATgggtttaaattgaaagtgaGTCGCAATTTGCtgttttgtactttttattttgtttttgtatgtatatactcgtatccTACAAACGGAACACTGGGCGCTACAAACACTGTATGGCAAAGAGGGATGGCATATAAACCCATGGATGTCCAGCTAAACACAGAGTTACTATCCTCGAAGATCCTTAAAAAGGCACAGCATTCGCAAAGACCGTTTCAGtacaattttatttgcaaactCGTCAAGATCAAAGGAATATTTTCAGCTAGCCTATTTATCTTCAGCAATCGTGAATATGAGCGACTTTAGCATTGATTATATACTGCATCGTGCGGGCGAAAGATATATTGGCACAAATGCTTCGATTGGCATTGTGGAGCGCATTAAATTGGAGGAACAGCACCGGCGCCAACGCGAAGCTTACGAAACTTATCAAGCCGGCGTAGCCGTTGAGTTGGCTAATATGGCCGCTGGTGTTGTGGACGCAACGATGAGCGCATTCAATCATGAGAGTGTGGCGCAAATGCCCATGTTCGATTGGTTACAGTATACGCGCTATCATCCGCCGCGTTTGCCACGTAAGTATGGAGTCCCTTCGTTCACTGATAGCATTACTAAGTAGGAATTTTATTTTGCTCAGGCACATTACGTCAACCAATCGCCAAACGCACGCCCGGACGTCTGCCACGCATCCCTTTCACACCCGCCCAACTGGAAGCACTGGAAAGTGCCTATCGCACAGCCAACTACTTGAGCGCGGAAGAAGCTAATCAGCTGGCCGAGACGTTAGAGTTGACTAAtactcgtgttaaaatttggtttcaaaatcgaCGCGCACGTGAGCGACGCGAAAAACGCGAGCGAGATGAGAGTTATGAGTCCACTATCTCATCAAATGCTTCGAGTCCCGAACCGCAAAGTGATATTGTGCTATAATTAAATGATTGTTCAGTTCAAAAAATGGATAGAACATGCCTTGAGAATAACTATATCTTAGTACAGGCAGCGGTTAGAGAGCTCGTCTACTTAGGTATTGCGTACCTAAACATGAGTGATCCTCGgatttttgtatatacttaaCCGGAAAACATTCGAATCAA comes from the Bactrocera neohumeralis isolate Rockhampton chromosome 2, APGP_CSIRO_Bneo_wtdbg2-racon-allhic-juicebox.fasta_v2, whole genome shotgun sequence genome and includes:
- the LOC126750997 gene encoding homeobox protein GHOX-7, encoding MSDFSIDYILHRAGERYIGTNASIGIVERIKLEEQHRRQREAYETYQAGVAVELANMAAGVVDATMSAFNHESVAQMPMFDWLQYTRYHPPRLPRTLRQPIAKRTPGRLPRIPFTPAQLEALESAYRTANYLSAEEANQLAETLELTNTRVKIWFQNRRARERREKRERDESYESTISSNASSPEPQSDIVL